The segment tatttttttttgtaattcccGCTGGGACCAGCTCGTTTGAACTCGAAGGGACGAGGgtttctgctgctctctgcGTTTGGctacgtggaaaaaaaaaaaataaaataataaaataacaataatgatgatagcGGGAGacgctggggaggggggagaactGGACCGATGTGGGGTCGAGTGAAAAGAGCCGAGAGTCACGTTAAGAGGGCGAGCTGCGAAACCGGAGGCTGTCCGCTGAGTACGACCGAGAGTCCGTGTCCCCGGGCAAAGCCTCCTGTCCCGTGGCGGCCCTTTAGGAGCCCAGGTCCACCAGGCTGGACGTGAGGGGTCCCAGCAGCGAGTCCTGGAGCTGGTGGCCCGGCAGGCTGTGAGCGCTCTGGGGGGCGGCCAAGCCGCTCAGGGGGTAGCTGGAGCTCCTGGCGTGCCCGAGGTTCCCCTGCAAGAGCAGGACCGAGTTCTGATCGGGGCTCTGCGGCGGAGAAAACTCTTCCTCGGAGCTGGACAGGAGGGGTTTGCTCCCGTCCAGGGGCGAGAGCTGGTTGGGTTTGTTGGTGGCGGCGTTGGAGTTCTCCGTGTTCTCCCTGCGGAGGGCACAAGCAGAGCGGGGAAGTTACCGGGAGAAAAAGGGGGGAGAAAGCCGGGATGCCAGCCCCGACggggccccgcggccgcccccggtaaaaaacaaacaaacaaacaaaaaatagaaagaaagaaggaaaaaaaaaaaaaaaaggaaagaaaaaaagcgaGCGAGCGCCTCGTATTTTCCTAACGGAGCGGCCCCGCAGCTGCCCCCCTGGTAAGACAGCTGCCCCGCATACCCCCGAGAGCCCGGTGAGTTAGGTGGGGAGGAGGAGTTGGGGTTCCCgagctttttttattatcatttccCCGtctttttcattacaaaaatcGAAGCGCGGCCCCGCGGCCCGGGAAGGCTCGGAGGGGCCGGCCGGCCCTATTTCCTCCCCGGGCCTCTTTAGGGCCGCCGGCGGCCGCCCCAAAGCCGGGGGGCGATGAGAGCCGGCCCCGAGCCTTCCCCCCCTTTTTGGCCGTGCCGGCGGCCCGCAgcccgagccgtgccgagccgtgccgagcccaGCCACCGCCTCGCACCGAGGCCACCCCGGGCGGGTGGGGGCGGAAGGCACCGAACAAAGGCGGGGGCGGCCTGGGGAGGCGGCCGAGGGGCTCGCTGCCCCCCGGGCAGGTGGGATCGGCACCGGGGCCGGGTGGGAACCGGCTTGCAGCCCCTGTAATCCCttgggtgggtgggggggggggatgcgggATCCCCAGCTCCAGCCGGCTGCTGGAGCCGAATTGCTTGCAGGGGGGAAGCagcgcggccgggggggggggggctgcaaaAAGGGCGAGGGGGCTGTGAGAGAGAAGGATCGGGGGtgaggggggcagggggtgaAGAGGgtcgggggggaggggggtcgCGGGCTCCTCTCCCAGTCCCAGCCCCGGCCGGGGGCGCCGGGAGCCGGGCAGCGATCGGCGGCCGCCTCCGTAGGGCCGGGAGCGGGGAGGGccgggggcgcggggggggggtcTCAAGTACCTTTCCTTCGCCTCGGCCGCTCGGTCCCGCTGCCTCCGGTTCTTGAACCAGTTGCTGACCTGGGTGGTGGTGAGGCCGGTGGCTTCGGCCAGCTCCCGCTTCTCCCGCGGAGAGGGGTAGGGGTTGTGCGCGTACCACTCCCGCAGCACGCCCCGGGACTTCTCCTTGAAGCAGTAGCTGGTCTCCTCGCCGTCCCAAATGGTGCGGGGCAAGGGGAATTTTCGGCGGACCCGGTACTTGCCCACGGCTCCCAGGGGTCTGCCCCGCAGCTTCTCGGCTTCCACGTAGTGCGCCTtgagccagagctgctgcagcttgggGTGGTTGTGGGGCGAGAACTGGTGGCTCTCCAGGATCTTGTAGAGCTCGCGAAAGTTGCCCCGGTGGAAAGCCACCACCGCCTTGGCCTTGAGGACGCTCTCGTTCTTGTGCAGGTGGTCGCAGGCCGGCAGGGACCACAGGAACCGGCCCAGCCTCTCCAGGTTCCCCCCTTGCTGCAGCACCTCGCACACGCAGGCGACCTGCTCCTGCGTGAACCCAAACGACGGCAGCATCGACATGGCCGGGGCTGGGCGGCGGTGGCACGGCCGGAGGGGCTGCGAAGGGGAGAcggcagaggaaggaaggaaagaaagaaaaggggggggtcccggttaCCGATCCCGGCCCGCTCCCCGGAGCGGGGATGCTCGGTGCGGTGCCGGGGGGACTTTgtccccgctccgccgccgccgcgcttaAAGCGCCCGAGCCCCCGCGCCGCGCTGATTGGGCGCCCGCGGCTCGGCccccggcacggcacggcccggcacggcccagcccggcccagcccagcccggcccggcgGGCAGAGCCTCGGCACGGGCGGGCGGAGCCTGGCGGCCCCGGCTGCGCTTCCCTCCGCCGCCTCTGCGCGGGTGCGGGGTGGGGatttcagcccccccccccccccccaatcctcGGAAAAGGAGCTTGGGttttcctgccttccttcccctttATTTTGAtcgttttattttatttatttatttttgttcaccccctcccttcctcctcctcgcccgCTCGCCGTCCCCGTGC is part of the Anas platyrhynchos isolate ZD024472 breed Pekin duck chromosome 5, IASCAAS_PekinDuck_T2T, whole genome shotgun sequence genome and harbors:
- the SIX1 gene encoding homeobox protein SIX1; its protein translation is MSMLPSFGFTQEQVACVCEVLQQGGNLERLGRFLWSLPACDHLHKNESVLKAKAVVAFHRGNFRELYKILESHQFSPHNHPKLQQLWLKAHYVEAEKLRGRPLGAVGKYRVRRKFPLPRTIWDGEETSYCFKEKSRGVLREWYAHNPYPSPREKRELAEATGLTTTQVSNWFKNRRQRDRAAEAKERENTENSNAATNKPNQLSPLDGSKPLLSSSEEEFSPPQSPDQNSVLLLQGNLGHARSSSYPLSGLAAPQSAHSLPGHQLQDSLLGPLTSSLVDLGS